The following proteins are encoded in a genomic region of Bacteroidia bacterium:
- a CDS encoding T9SS type A sorting domain-containing protein, producing the protein MKNIFTLFVFLYIISYWVADAQPSCTGSGVSVIRSNATGNWDVCATWNPLDVSCAAWPGTINENRYHNILNGYTVTVPAAPVNPTTLRSKGISVLSGGKLVVNKKIDPPTNTAANIYVAGTMDFQIGSGNTMDFAQNSSTSYLVVCSGGVANITSGTLKVSSVTVKSGGTLNMSGGTIMRKLGGITLVVESGGTVNINSSSGGFSTWSSGTLYTQIDGTFDCKNYLSSDATASNFSLGQVCVASNTTSGRIRTQTAFIPVPNVASYMGATNNFFGFNSNYGGTVEYYGSSSITLNSGITNVNSCPYYYDLEVNLSSGAKLNLGHSSCTQVIGALYLKSGNINLNSRKILLRGTVSYTGSNYIESNSSSDLTIVGKLSFIGTPCETYSTSITTDIPSIGGTSIRSQSGSIDIQYPQLRFSASSGGSATIGTLKVYRSDVVFLRSNLTVTSLLSVKQGILKTDETNLVYLSNASPSAFEHQTTGYSAIPGWISGPLKRKIGVGSYDFGVGYQSVTSYSTVDRLRYRLFTMDISALSGYTDLKVKFVTPLSPDCDGSLVAVDGSLSYLKLHPEGYWNVVTYGSGTITYDEKLYIHQFTSPALVDNQFGPLKRSDGLTECKDWSTGGGTLNAASTSGRIHENSGPLEIGYAQRNGLIDFSDHGIGITDPPPMLVELADFQVSILPNTNVLLKWATAKEVSNQFFVIQRSSDGQVFEDIKTIAGAGNSHQILNYQITDSSQKRGLVYYRLKMIDYQGKSSQSEIKSVFIPDNEFVNAYFSQADILTIQTNFVDERPATIEIYNLAGKVVFHQNINILQGYNTTPLAITLPQGIYYLKLTTPKSSYQIKFIR; encoded by the coding sequence ATGAAGAATATTTTTACATTATTTGTTTTTTTATACATCATTTCTTATTGGGTAGCTGATGCGCAGCCGAGTTGTACAGGGTCCGGTGTTTCGGTTATCAGAAGCAATGCTACAGGAAATTGGGATGTATGTGCAACATGGAATCCCTTAGATGTTTCATGTGCAGCTTGGCCGGGAACCATTAATGAGAATCGTTATCATAACATTTTAAATGGCTATACCGTTACAGTACCGGCTGCGCCGGTAAACCCCACTACTCTGCGTTCAAAAGGAATTTCCGTTCTATCTGGAGGGAAATTAGTAGTGAACAAAAAGATAGATCCGCCAACCAATACGGCAGCCAATATTTATGTAGCGGGAACTATGGACTTCCAAATTGGGTCAGGGAATACAATGGATTTTGCCCAAAATTCAAGTACAAGCTACTTAGTTGTTTGCTCAGGAGGTGTAGCCAACATCACCAGCGGTACACTGAAAGTTTCAAGTGTTACGGTAAAATCCGGCGGTACGCTTAATATGAGTGGCGGAACTATTATGCGGAAGTTAGGCGGTATTACTTTGGTGGTAGAATCCGGCGGAACAGTGAATATCAACTCTTCATCAGGTGGCTTTTCAACATGGTCTTCCGGAACTTTATATACGCAAATTGACGGTACTTTTGACTGCAAAAACTATCTTTCGTCTGATGCTACTGCCTCAAATTTTTCTTTAGGGCAGGTGTGTGTGGCGAGCAACACTACAAGCGGCAGAATCCGTACCCAGACAGCTTTTATTCCTGTTCCCAACGTAGCATCTTATATGGGTGCAACAAACAACTTTTTTGGTTTTAACAGCAATTATGGCGGAACTGTTGAGTATTACGGTTCTTCCAGTATTACCTTAAATAGTGGTATTACAAACGTTAATTCATGCCCGTATTACTATGATTTAGAGGTAAATTTGTCCAGTGGAGCAAAGTTAAATTTAGGGCATTCCAGTTGTACGCAAGTTATTGGGGCTTTGTACTTAAAATCAGGAAATATCAATTTAAACAGCCGTAAAATATTACTTCGTGGAACGGTTTCTTATACAGGGAGTAACTATATTGAGTCAAACTCAAGTTCAGACTTAACGATTGTTGGAAAACTTTCCTTCATAGGAACCCCGTGTGAAACTTATTCTACCTCTATTACTACCGATATTCCGTCTATTGGTGGAACCTCTATTCGTTCTCAATCAGGTTCTATTGATATTCAGTATCCACAGTTACGTTTTTCGGCATCTTCGGGTGGTTCTGCCACCATTGGCACTTTAAAAGTATATCGCTCTGATGTTGTGTTCTTACGTTCTAATTTGACGGTTACGAGTTTGTTGAGCGTAAAACAAGGTATTTTAAAGACTGACGAAACAAATTTGGTATATTTGAGCAACGCTTCTCCCAGTGCATTTGAGCACCAAACAACCGGATATTCAGCCATTCCCGGCTGGATTTCCGGGCCGCTAAAGCGAAAAATAGGCGTTGGATCCTATGATTTTGGGGTTGGTTATCAATCTGTTACAAGTTATTCGACAGTAGATAGACTTAGATACCGTCTCTTTACGATGGATATTTCAGCCTTATCAGGTTACACAGATTTAAAGGTTAAGTTTGTAACCCCACTTAGTCCTGATTGTGACGGATCTTTGGTTGCCGTAGATGGTTCTTTAAGCTACCTAAAACTGCATCCTGAAGGCTACTGGAATGTGGTAACTTACGGGTCAGGTACAATTACTTATGACGAAAAATTATATATCCATCAGTTTACGAGTCCGGCATTGGTAGATAACCAGTTCGGGCCTCTTAAACGTTCCGACGGTCTTACGGAATGTAAAGATTGGAGTACCGGCGGTGGAACGCTAAATGCCGCCTCAACTTCGGGGCGTATTCATGAAAACTCAGGCCCTTTGGAAATAGGTTATGCACAACGCAACGGATTAATAGATTTTTCTGATCACGGTATCGGAATTACTGATCCACCTCCAATGCTGGTAGAATTAGCTGATTTTCAGGTATCTATACTGCCAAATACCAACGTACTTTTAAAATGGGCTACAGCTAAAGAAGTTAGCAACCAGTTTTTTGTGATACAAAGATCCTCTGACGGGCAAGTTTTTGAAGATATTAAGACGATAGCCGGTGCCGGAAATTCCCATCAAATCTTAAATTATCAGATTACAGACTCTTCCCAAAAACGTGGATTAGTTTATTACCGCTTAAAAATGATTGATTATCAAGGAAAAAGTTCTCAATCAGAAATTAAATCTGTCTTTATCCCAGATAATGAATTTGTTAATGCGTATTTTTCTCAAGCGGATATTCTTACGATACAAACAAATTTTGTTGATGAAAGACCTGCAACCATTGAGATCTATAATTTAGCCGGAAAAGTAGTTTTTCACCAAAACATTAACATTTTGCAGGGATACAATACCACACCTTTGGCGATAACATTACCACAGGGAATTTATTATCTAAAACTAACAACTCCCAAATCAAGCTATCAAATCAAGTTTATTCGCTGA